TATCTAGCTCCATTTTTCAATGTAATAAAAGTATCCCTTTGCGAGGAAGCAATTTTTTGGATGTAGGCTTAGGAAGGAGAATGACGAAGCAATCTCGCAGAATCGAGTTGGGGAAGTTAAAACGCATTGCCATTGAGTCGAGACTGCCACGCAGTGTATTCGTTTCACTCATTGCACTGCTCGCAGAGGAAGATGGATTTTTATAATTTTATTACTGCAACAAACGCTTTGAAATCTCTATCTTAGGAGTCTAAAAGTTTGAATCTATGATCTGGGAACAACCTTTATTTTTGTGGCTGCTTGTATTGATTCCTGCCCTCATTGCACTGATGTGGTGGCAATCCCGAAGGGTGCGCAGGTGGAAGAAGCAGTATTTCAGCAGTGAATTATTTTCTACACTCCGAAAAGGATTTTGGCCTTTGGGTAACCGGCTGAAAAATATCTCCATGCTGGCAGGAATGTTTTTTTTGATAGCAGCACTGGCCGGACCTAAAATCGGAACCGAAGTTCGGGAAGTAAAACGCCAGGGAATAGATATGCTGGTGGCTCTGGACCTTTCAGCCAGTATGAATGCGGAGGACGTCCGCCCAAGCCGACTGGAAAAAGCCAAATTTGAGATCAACCGGCTGATTGAAAGACTTCGTGGTGATCGTGTCGGGCTGATTGTTTTTACCGGCGAAGCTTACCTCCAAAGCCCGATGACGCTGGACTATTCTGCTCTTCGCCTTTTCCTTGACATTGCTGACACCGAGCAAATGCCGAGTTCAGCTACCGATTTTAAATCAGCTATGGAAACGGCACTGCAAGCGTTTAATGCTCTGGAAGAAAATGCAACGGAAGCGGCTAAGGTGCTGCTGATTATTTCGGATGGGGAAGATCATGGCCAGTCGTATGATGAGGCTTTGAACGCATTGGTTCAGGAGGATATTTCTGTCTATACCCTGGGTGTTGGAACCACAGACGGAACCACCATTCCTCTTTACGAGGAAGGAACCGGGGAGTTAATTGGATATAAAAGGGATAATGATGGGAGGGTGGTCACCACCGAGCTTCAGCCTCAAATACTCAGAAGTATCGCCAACGCCGGAAACGGAGATTATTACTCCATAGAGCGGGGAAATGATGGTATTGACTCCTTTCTTGCACGAATGGATGAATTGGAGAAAGGAGAATTTGCCAGTCAGGAGTACGCCGATTACAAAAACCAGTACCAGTGGATGGGAGCATTGGCACTTTTATTTTTATGCATCTATGTGTTGATTCCATCCTATTCTACTTCAAACGATAAATAATTAGTTACATAAAATGAGTTCTACGGAAAAAGAACAGCTATTCAACAAGTCGAAAAAGAAATTGGAAGAGCAGGGGTTTGAGATAAAAGCTCATGACTTGAATCGTCCCTGGGGTGGTTTTTTTGTGATTGATGAGGATCAGGCTCAAAAATTTATCGATACCTATTTTGATGATGACGTTGAAATGAGTGATGTGAATATCTCCGGCAAAATAAGCCCCAAGATTCTTTTGGTGGAACCGGGTAAAAGACTTTCCTGGCAATATCATCATCGACGGGCTGAAATGTGGCAGGTAGTTGAAGGCCCGGTAGGCGTAGTTCGAAGTAAATCGGATGAACAGGGAGAAGTGCTTGAATATAAGTCAGGAGACCTGATAACCCTCCAAAAAGGCGAACGCCACCGATTAGTTGGGCTTGACAAATGGGGGATTATCGCAGAAATATGGCAGCATGTGGATGCAGAAAACCCTTCTGATGAAGACGATATCGTCCGGCTTGAAGATGACTTCGGCCGGTAATTCATATGTACCTTTAAAGTAATCTTACTCACTCTTATCTATTTTATTTCATGATTAAGCTATTCATCACCGATTTAGACGGCTGTATCTCTCATCCCTTTGTAAGTCCAAATTGGGAGGCGGTAACTAAGATTAAAGAACTAAATCAGCGTAGCAGAGAAGAAGAGGAAATTCCGGCTCTGACCATCTGCTCCGGTCGTCCGTTCCCTTACGTAGAATGCGTTGCCCAGTGGCTGGACGTGAACATCCCTATGGTTTTTGAAAGCGGAGGGGGAATGTATGATTTCAACACCAACGAAATTACATGGAACCCTCATTTTAATGATGAAGCCAAAGCAGCCGTTGCAGAAATCCAGGACTGGATAAACGGTACGTTGGTCAAGAATTACAAAGGCACCTATCCGGAATTTGCCAAATACACAGACGTAGGGTTGGTGAATCCTGACCCTTCAAAGGTCGCCCTCATGCATCAGGAAGTGCTGAATTATGTGCCTGAGCGATACCCAATGTTCGAAGTCCATGCTACGGATATTTCGGTTAACATCATTCTGAAAAAAGCCAACAAAGGGGTAGGAATCCGCTTACTCTGTGAACTTCTTGAAATTGACCTGAATGAAGTCGCCTACATCGGGGATAGCAGCGGAGATATGCCGGGGCTGGAAATTGTTGGGAAATCATTTGCTCCGATAAACGCCAAGTCGTTTGTAAAGGATGCTGTTGATCAAGTCACCAAAGAAACAACCGAAGGCGTCCTGGAAGCTTATGAAGAGATTATAGCTTATAACAGGAGCATGGTGTCTGCTTGAACATGGTAGCCACAACAAGCAGACCCCTTTCTGTCTTTCCCCTTGGTAAGGGGAAAGGACTCCATAGTAAGATTTTTACTGGGTTTTGCAGAGATTAGCGGAATGGGATTCGGGTTTTGAACCTTGATTTTTGAGATTTAAGGATGGACAGGATTGATTGGGGTAATCAAGGAAAATCCAATAACCCTGCAAATCATGGTTCAAATGAAGGGCAGCATTCAGTTGATACTTTCTTGCTGTTCCTGGAGGCTTTTGAGCAGCTCGAAATAGTTTTCAATCAGTCGTTGATAGTCTGGGGAGTATTTGGTGAAGTTCGGGTCGTTCAGGCGATTTCTGATTTCTTTTTGAAGCTCCTCAAGCGTCATTTCAGGAGGACGGGATTGTTCAAACTCCTGTGCCAGATTGCCTTCGCGTTTTTCTTCTTCACCTCGTTCCTGCATAGCTTGCTCGGCCTGCAACATGCGTGATAAAATATTCTGCTGCCTCTCCACCATGGTCGGGTCTGCGGAACCGCCTCGCAGGTCGTTGATGGTGTCTTCCATGTCTTCAATCATACGTTCAAGCTCGCTGCCGATACGGTCCCCATCCATCTCGCCTTGCTGCTGCAGCTCCTGAAGTTGTTTACGAATTCGGTTTTGTTGCTTGGCAATCTGGTTCAATCGCTCCATCTGGTTTTGATTGAGCCGCTCTCCCTGCATGTCGTTAATGATATCCTGAAGCTGTTGATTTAACTGCTGCTGCATTTGTCCGGATTGCTGGAGCTGCTCCATCATTTGCTGCATACTCATTCCACCTCCGCCACCACCGCTTTGGGAGTTCTGAAGCTGCTCAAGCAGGTTTGCAATCATAAAAGATATATCATTAATACCTCCCAAAGCCTGGCGGGAAGCTACTGAAGACTGACTTCGGTTTCGCTCCGACATTTGCTCCAAAGATCGCTGCAGTCGCTTCTCAACCTCCAGTTTTTTGCGGTTAATTTGATTGGAGAACTGGGGTATTTCAGCTGAAAGTTGAAATAGAGAGTCAGAGACGGATTTAAATATCCCCTCCACATTTCGCTGGTTCCGGGCATAATTTACATAAGCCTGACTTCGGTTTTCAGTAGCAGAAGCCAAAGTGGTTAAATCTTCCTGTTCCAGCGATAAATTCAGCAAAGAATACAGTACATATTGCAAACCGGCAATGTTAATGTTCATCTGCTGCTGACCCATGTTCTGCATCATGCTTCGGGTATTCTTGGCCAGCTGCTCATATTTCTGTTGCCGGGTGTTCTGTTGACTCTGATCATTCTGCTGGCTTTGAGAATTTTGATCCGTATTCTGTTCTCCCTGTTCTCCCTGTTCTCCCTGTTCTCCCTGTTCTCCTGATTGGTCGCCGGACTCAATTTCTTCCTTTAAATCATCACTTAGTTGTTCCAGTTCCTGGCGGGTTTCTTTCTGAAATTCACTTACTGCTTTTTCATTCTTGGCAGAGGTGTTGTTAGAAAGAGAATCCACCTGGTTTTTAAGCTTTTCATTTTCTTTTAAGGATTGCTCCAGTTGCTGCTCACGATTTTGGGCTGATTCACCCGGGTCTGTTTCCTCTTTCTGAGCTCGTTCTTCTTCTTTCCGGGACATGTCTTCGAAGGACTTCGCCAGCTTATCAAGATCGGAATTCAGCTTCAGTTGCTTGAAAAGTTCGACGGTCCGTTCCAGTCGTTCCCGATACAGTTCTTCATTAAACTCGAGATTCTCCATGGCTTGCCGAAGTTGCTCCGGGTTCATTTGTCCCAGTTGTTCCTGCAATTTCTCCATAGCTTCCCGGAAGGCAGGGTCATCAATTTCCTTCATCAGTTTTTGGAGCTCATCGTAGGCCTTCTGAGTTTCCTCTGAAAGCATATTGTCCCGGCTCATCTCTTCTTTGAGCTCTTCAAACTTCTTATTCAGTTCATCAATTTTCTTTTGAACTTCCTCTTGCTGTTTTTGAACCTGCTCCAGTTCCCGTTTTTCCTCGTAGCCGGTATTCTCGGGATTGTCCTTCATTCTCTCTTTGAACTCCTGGTACTGTCGCCGGGTTTCCTCAAAAGACTTTGAGATATCTTCCAGTTCGGATTCCACATCGTCTTCCTTTTTATCCACGTCTTCAAAGTAATCTACCATAGAGGGGACGGTCAGCTTCAGCTTTTGGGAATTCGAAGATTTAAAGCCGTTGTACCGGTCATTATCAGTTGCAGAAATCCAGAAGGTAAGTTCATCCTGCGGTTTTAATTCAAAGGGTTGAAGGTCCCAAACATAGGGTTGAAGAGCACCTTCTTGCGGCTTATTCAGCGGGAGGGAGCCGGTGACAGGTTCTTCCACATAAGCGCGCCTAAGTTCATAATTAAGACTGGCTGAAGTCAAACCAAAGTCGTCGGTTGCCCGATATAAAAGTTCCAGCTCAGTGGGGTTTACTTGTTGAATGGATTCTTCCGGTTCCAGCAATTCCACCAGGGGATATTCATCAGCCTGTGGTACTACAATGATTTGAAATGGATTCTGATTGGTAAGTCCGCTTTCGTCTTCAATGTAAAAGCGAAGGGTGTCGGGACGAGATACCTCAATTTCATAACTAAAGGTACTGTCTTGTTCCACAAATAAATCCAAGAGCTCGGTAGAGGTGTACATCTGCAGATACGATGCCATTTTATTAAGCGAACCGGACAGCTTAACGGTTGAACCTTCATACGCCCTGAGCTGAGAAATAGGATAGGAAATAATGGATGAATCAAGCTCGGTGTATTCCGGCGGTATAACAGTGGCCTGTAGTTCACTGAAACGTGGACGCAATTGCACATCGGCTGTAAACAGCTCACTTCGGTAGCCATCCATTTCTACATAGTACTGCATCTCGTTGTTTAAATCCTGAGGGATAGACCGGAAGTACGTTCCGGAGGCTTCCATGGCCCGCGTTCTGAATTCTTCCTCAACCGATGTTTTGATACGCAAACTTACGTCTCTCGGAATTAGATCGCCGGTGAATTGAACCTCTACCTGAAACGGACTTCCCTGTTCAACGGTCACATCACCCGGGGTTACGGTATATAGAAAAGGATTGGGCTTGGAAT
The nucleotide sequence above comes from Gracilimonas sp.. Encoded proteins:
- a CDS encoding VWA domain-containing protein, yielding MIWEQPLFLWLLVLIPALIALMWWQSRRVRRWKKQYFSSELFSTLRKGFWPLGNRLKNISMLAGMFFLIAALAGPKIGTEVREVKRQGIDMLVALDLSASMNAEDVRPSRLEKAKFEINRLIERLRGDRVGLIVFTGEAYLQSPMTLDYSALRLFLDIADTEQMPSSATDFKSAMETALQAFNALEENATEAAKVLLIISDGEDHGQSYDEALNALVQEDISVYTLGVGTTDGTTIPLYEEGTGELIGYKRDNDGRVVTTELQPQILRSIANAGNGDYYSIERGNDGIDSFLARMDELEKGEFASQEYADYKNQYQWMGALALLFLCIYVLIPSYSTSNDK
- a CDS encoding phosphoheptose isomerase, with amino-acid sequence MSSTEKEQLFNKSKKKLEEQGFEIKAHDLNRPWGGFFVIDEDQAQKFIDTYFDDDVEMSDVNISGKISPKILLVEPGKRLSWQYHHRRAEMWQVVEGPVGVVRSKSDEQGEVLEYKSGDLITLQKGERHRLVGLDKWGIIAEIWQHVDAENPSDEDDIVRLEDDFGR
- a CDS encoding HAD hydrolase family protein gives rise to the protein MIKLFITDLDGCISHPFVSPNWEAVTKIKELNQRSREEEEIPALTICSGRPFPYVECVAQWLDVNIPMVFESGGGMYDFNTNEITWNPHFNDEAKAAVAEIQDWINGTLVKNYKGTYPEFAKYTDVGLVNPDPSKVALMHQEVLNYVPERYPMFEVHATDISVNIILKKANKGVGIRLLCELLEIDLNEVAYIGDSSGDMPGLEIVGKSFAPINAKSFVKDAVDQVTKETTEGVLEAYEEIIAYNRSMVSA
- a CDS encoding DUF4175 family protein, which translates into the protein MANTEKQTSSQKVEALLREAYQSVQSKQRLSLLLRSALIVLAGCTAFIITEHVFYLSVAAKSVILGVLISAAAFSLWKGLSSSNPTSFREFYRKFSRESNLPELKDTLDLEKSSSGNRALVDAAILQNLGKIETQRLQDTLTTYTKSSDSYKSYSRLFTLTIATLAVLGITAFNFNSATQRSFTFWESYSKPNPFLYTVTPGDVTVEQGSPFQVEVQFTGDLIPRDVSLRIKTSVEEEFRTRAMEASGTYFRSIPQDLNNEMQYYVEMDGYRSELFTADVQLRPRFSELQATVIPPEYTELDSSIISYPISQLRAYEGSTVKLSGSLNKMASYLQMYTSTELLDLFVEQDSTFSYEIEVSRPDTLRFYIEDESGLTNQNPFQIIVVPQADEYPLVELLEPEESIQQVNPTELELLYRATDDFGLTSASLNYELRRAYVEEPVTGSLPLNKPQEGALQPYVWDLQPFELKPQDELTFWISATDNDRYNGFKSSNSQKLKLTVPSMVDYFEDVDKKEDDVESELEDISKSFEETRRQYQEFKERMKDNPENTGYEEKRELEQVQKQQEEVQKKIDELNKKFEELKEEMSRDNMLSEETQKAYDELQKLMKEIDDPAFREAMEKLQEQLGQMNPEQLRQAMENLEFNEELYRERLERTVELFKQLKLNSDLDKLAKSFEDMSRKEEERAQKEETDPGESAQNREQQLEQSLKENEKLKNQVDSLSNNTSAKNEKAVSEFQKETRQELEQLSDDLKEEIESGDQSGEQGEQGEQGEQGEQNTDQNSQSQQNDQSQQNTRQQKYEQLAKNTRSMMQNMGQQQMNINIAGLQYVLYSLLNLSLEQEDLTTLASATENRSQAYVNYARNQRNVEGIFKSVSDSLFQLSAEIPQFSNQINRKKLEVEKRLQRSLEQMSERNRSQSSVASRQALGGINDISFMIANLLEQLQNSQSGGGGGGMSMQQMMEQLQQSGQMQQQLNQQLQDIINDMQGERLNQNQMERLNQIAKQQNRIRKQLQELQQQGEMDGDRIGSELERMIEDMEDTINDLRGGSADPTMVERQQNILSRMLQAEQAMQERGEEEKREGNLAQEFEQSRPPEMTLEELQKEIRNRLNDPNFTKYSPDYQRLIENYFELLKSLQEQQESIN